One Kutzneria kofuensis DNA window includes the following coding sequences:
- a CDS encoding condensation domain-containing protein, with protein MATDDLVVPEAAGAQYRETMPSFAQERFWFLDGLVPGNAAHTLQQSYTIVGPLDVTALADALTAVVRRHDVLRSRYVPAEDEVRVQVDAPRPVDLPVLDLSTEP; from the coding sequence ATGGCGACTGATGATCTGGTTGTGCCGGAAGCCGCCGGTGCGCAGTATCGCGAGACCATGCCCTCGTTCGCGCAGGAGCGGTTCTGGTTCCTCGACGGACTGGTGCCCGGCAATGCGGCGCACACCCTTCAGCAGAGCTACACGATCGTCGGTCCCCTTGACGTGACCGCCCTCGCCGACGCACTCACGGCCGTCGTGCGGCGGCATGACGTGCTGCGGTCCCGGTACGTGCCGGCCGAGGACGAGGTGCGGGTCCAGGTCGACGCGCCCCGCCCCGTCGACCTGCCCGTACTCGACCTCAGCACGGAGCCCG
- a CDS encoding lantibiotic dehydratase, which translates to MQSEVDSHLVPLDGRWSLWRRYAVRSTGLPVEFVDTFAVDRPDDEPAARAATTEAVWSALADDTFMAALTWQNPSVVDTWAHRLAALARSGERPPLSRRNERERVIARYAQRYATKNESIGFFGPVAWGTFTDAAAPLSWRGTLGLRDSTVSFEVWAIVELARSWGERPEVRPHLPVRLHPASTVDYGRLLRPRRPPRNLDGAAAALLAALAPKQTLSMLVADAAATSGLAASTLTEAAEELCAAGVLQVGFLIPFDEHPERRLREQVAEIPDGRVRGDLLVRLDELDAARARVAATATAPAQLHAAMGELATAVRAAGGTATRTISRHDLGRTSVYLDCRRDLDVELGEPLLAALAGPLGLLLRAADWVAAEVGDVVERHMAKALHAMRREVVTLAELQAAVTDVLVPGNDIVAAVHEDFQLRWAEILPDAATGPVRLTTAGLRGLVDALFPERTPCWAAARHHTPDLMLARQPDGGHLWVLGELHVALNTLESRLFATQCADRPSLVDATARDFAAGRVVPLYPHDGVANNSRTYPPPALDPPGGFHYWSFGADHGHEHGVAAVPATAVRVVERDGVLVGVTDGWRAPVAEFFGEFLTSLCVNMFTLRARRAWAPRVLIDEVVVCRESWHVPATDVPLPRSRPQDHTYRCLREWAGRHGMPRHVFVHTPREVKPVYVDFTAPALLDDMARLVRAAAREGLPVTVTEMLPGPDQLWLRDPAGRRYPAELRMVAVRATAADRVVTEA; encoded by the coding sequence GTGCAGTCTGAAGTGGACAGTCATCTGGTGCCGCTGGACGGCCGGTGGTCACTGTGGCGGCGGTACGCCGTGCGCAGCACCGGCCTGCCGGTGGAGTTCGTCGACACGTTCGCCGTCGACCGGCCCGACGACGAGCCGGCGGCGCGGGCGGCGACCACCGAGGCGGTGTGGTCCGCGTTGGCGGACGACACGTTCATGGCCGCGCTGACCTGGCAGAACCCGTCGGTGGTCGACACCTGGGCGCACCGGCTGGCGGCACTGGCCCGAAGCGGCGAACGCCCACCCCTTTCCCGGCGCAACGAACGGGAACGGGTGATCGCCCGGTACGCCCAGCGCTACGCGACGAAGAACGAGTCCATCGGCTTCTTCGGGCCGGTCGCGTGGGGAACGTTCACCGACGCGGCGGCCCCGCTGTCCTGGCGGGGCACGCTCGGCCTGCGGGACAGCACGGTCTCCTTCGAGGTGTGGGCGATCGTCGAACTGGCCCGGTCGTGGGGTGAGCGGCCGGAAGTCCGGCCGCACCTGCCGGTCCGACTGCATCCGGCGTCCACTGTGGACTATGGGCGGCTGCTGCGGCCGCGCCGGCCGCCCCGGAACCTCGACGGGGCGGCGGCCGCGCTGCTCGCCGCGCTCGCGCCGAAGCAGACACTCTCGATGCTGGTCGCCGACGCCGCCGCGACGAGCGGTCTCGCCGCGTCCACGCTCACCGAGGCCGCCGAGGAGCTGTGCGCGGCCGGCGTGCTCCAGGTCGGGTTCCTGATCCCGTTCGACGAACACCCCGAGCGGCGCCTGCGCGAGCAGGTGGCCGAGATCCCGGACGGCCGGGTCCGCGGCGATCTCCTGGTCCGGTTGGACGAGTTGGACGCCGCCCGGGCCAGGGTGGCCGCGACGGCCACGGCCCCCGCGCAGCTGCACGCGGCGATGGGGGAGCTGGCCACAGCCGTCCGGGCCGCGGGCGGCACCGCCACCCGGACCATCTCCCGTCACGACCTCGGCCGGACCTCGGTGTACCTGGACTGCCGGCGGGACCTGGACGTCGAGCTGGGCGAGCCGCTGCTGGCAGCGCTCGCCGGCCCGCTCGGTCTGCTGCTGCGCGCCGCCGACTGGGTCGCCGCGGAGGTCGGCGACGTGGTCGAGAGGCACATGGCCAAGGCGTTGCACGCGATGCGCCGCGAAGTGGTCACACTGGCCGAGCTCCAGGCCGCGGTCACCGACGTGCTGGTTCCCGGCAACGACATCGTCGCCGCCGTACACGAGGACTTCCAGCTGCGCTGGGCGGAGATCCTGCCGGACGCCGCGACCGGGCCGGTCCGCCTGACCACGGCGGGACTGCGCGGTCTCGTCGACGCCCTGTTCCCGGAACGGACGCCGTGCTGGGCCGCCGCCCGGCACCACACCCCCGACCTGATGCTGGCCCGGCAGCCCGACGGCGGCCATCTCTGGGTGCTCGGCGAGTTGCACGTCGCGCTGAACACCTTGGAGAGCCGGCTGTTCGCGACGCAGTGCGCCGACCGTCCGTCCCTTGTGGACGCGACGGCGCGGGACTTCGCGGCCGGTCGGGTGGTGCCGCTGTACCCGCACGACGGCGTGGCCAACAACTCCCGCACCTACCCGCCGCCGGCGCTGGACCCGCCGGGCGGATTCCACTACTGGTCGTTCGGCGCGGACCACGGGCACGAACACGGCGTCGCCGCCGTGCCGGCCACCGCGGTGCGGGTGGTGGAACGCGACGGCGTGCTCGTCGGCGTGACCGACGGGTGGCGGGCCCCGGTCGCGGAGTTCTTCGGCGAGTTCCTGACCTCCTTGTGCGTCAACATGTTCACGCTGCGAGCGCGCCGCGCGTGGGCGCCGCGGGTGCTGATCGACGAGGTGGTGGTGTGCCGGGAGAGCTGGCATGTCCCGGCGACCGACGTGCCGCTGCCGCGGTCACGTCCGCAGGACCACACCTACCGGTGCCTGCGGGAGTGGGCCGGCCGGCACGGCATGCCGCGGCACGTGTTCGTGCACACCCCGCGTGAGGTCAAGCCGGTGTACGTGGACTTCACCGCCCCCGCGCTGCTGGACGACATGGCCCGCCTGGTCCGGGCGGCCGCGCGCGAGGGCCTGCCGGTCACCGTCACCGAGATGCTGCCCGGACCGGACCAGCTCTGGCTGCGCGATCCCGCCGGCCGGCGGTACCCGGCCGAGCTGCGGATGGTGGCGGTCCGCGCCACCGCCGCGGACCGGGTGGTCACCGAGGCCTGA
- a CDS encoding ornithine cyclodeaminase family protein — protein MQIKVISGSTVRRLVTLADLAGPMRDALVGFSAGTVYQHPRVTAEPSDGDYVLIMPAGGGGKVGLKVLTMFAASTQHGLPSVQGLVVLVDGTTGQPLALVDGTVITELRTAAVSALATERLARADARTLAVIGAGVQATAHLEALQGVREWDDVRVHSRTPERGQQLVKQAEAWGLPVRWAPSAAEAADGADVICTATSSCSPVIPSDAVGPGTHITAVGAFGATCRELPTEVVVRATLFADSHASVLAEAGDVLIPIGEGRLPADPPLTEIGRVLAGDHPGRTDDDEVTVFKSLGLPVEDVAACTLVYDRALAAGAGQDVDFD, from the coding sequence GTGCAGATCAAGGTCATCAGCGGCAGCACCGTGCGGCGGTTGGTCACCCTGGCCGACCTGGCCGGGCCGATGCGCGACGCGCTGGTCGGGTTCAGCGCCGGCACGGTGTACCAGCACCCCCGGGTGACCGCCGAGCCGAGCGACGGCGACTACGTGCTGATCATGCCGGCCGGCGGGGGCGGCAAGGTCGGCCTGAAGGTCCTCACCATGTTCGCCGCCAGCACCCAGCACGGCCTGCCCAGCGTCCAGGGCCTGGTGGTGCTGGTGGACGGCACGACCGGGCAGCCGCTGGCCCTCGTGGACGGCACGGTGATCACCGAGCTGCGCACGGCCGCGGTGTCGGCGCTGGCCACCGAACGGCTGGCGCGGGCGGACGCCCGGACGCTGGCCGTGATCGGCGCGGGTGTCCAGGCCACCGCGCATCTGGAGGCCTTGCAAGGCGTTCGCGAGTGGGACGACGTCCGGGTGCACAGCCGGACGCCCGAACGCGGCCAGCAGCTGGTGAAGCAGGCCGAGGCGTGGGGGCTGCCGGTGCGGTGGGCGCCGTCCGCCGCCGAGGCGGCCGACGGCGCGGACGTGATCTGCACCGCGACGTCCTCGTGCTCGCCGGTGATCCCGTCGGACGCGGTCGGGCCGGGCACGCACATCACCGCGGTGGGCGCTTTCGGGGCCACCTGCCGCGAGCTGCCGACCGAGGTCGTCGTGCGGGCGACGCTGTTCGCCGACAGCCACGCCTCGGTGCTGGCCGAGGCGGGCGACGTGCTGATCCCGATCGGTGAGGGCCGGCTGCCGGCCGACCCGCCGCTGACCGAGATCGGCCGGGTGCTCGCCGGCGACCATCCCGGCCGCACGGACGACGACGAGGTCACGGTGTTCAAGTCGCTGGGGCTGCCGGTGGAGGACGTGGCGGCGTGCACGCTCGTGTACGACCGCGCCCTGGCCGCGGGCGCCGGCCAGGACGTGGACTTCGACTGA
- a CDS encoding cytochrome P450, translating into MSAPSQPAATGAELFARLIDPARRHDPYPVYAEIRRRGPLWIEHMPAVAVGSYHDCEALMRDPRLSAERWRYAGATSNHERLPIDAPTSLWQPSFLSLDPPDHTRLRRLVTKAFTVHTVTRLEPAIADLVDRLVDEAADRDTFDVIADLAYPLPVTVICRMLGVPAADEHLFHRWSSQLARFVDGLALAAAGSDDKFDWMSGTIEMHRYIEDLVALRRVDPRDDLVSDLIAIEDAGDVLTADELVSTIVLLLVTGHETTMNLIGNCVLALLRHPEHLAAVRADPTLVPAVIEETVRYDPPVHLSARVAKEAMDIGGTAVPEGGLVFLLLAAAHRDPAMYPDPDRFDPTRAQPGHLGFGVGIHYCVGAALAKTQTRLALTSLLRRLVDPVLAQDPPPYREHVNLHGPSALPLAHKGIRPR; encoded by the coding sequence ATGAGCGCGCCCAGCCAGCCGGCCGCGACCGGCGCGGAACTGTTCGCCCGGCTGATCGACCCGGCCCGCCGGCACGACCCGTACCCGGTGTACGCCGAGATCCGCCGGCGCGGTCCACTGTGGATAGAGCACATGCCGGCGGTCGCGGTGGGCTCGTACCACGACTGCGAAGCCCTGATGCGCGACCCACGGCTGAGCGCGGAGCGGTGGCGGTACGCCGGGGCGACGTCGAACCACGAGCGGCTGCCGATCGACGCGCCGACGTCACTGTGGCAACCGTCCTTCCTCTCGCTGGACCCGCCGGACCACACCCGGCTGCGCCGGCTGGTGACCAAGGCCTTCACCGTGCACACGGTGACCAGGCTCGAACCGGCCATCGCCGACCTGGTGGACCGGTTGGTCGACGAGGCCGCCGACCGCGACACGTTCGACGTCATCGCCGACCTGGCCTACCCGCTGCCGGTCACGGTGATCTGCCGGATGCTGGGCGTGCCCGCCGCCGACGAGCACCTGTTCCACCGGTGGTCCTCGCAGCTCGCCCGGTTCGTCGACGGGCTCGCGCTGGCCGCCGCGGGCAGCGACGACAAGTTCGACTGGATGTCGGGCACCATCGAGATGCACCGGTACATCGAGGACCTGGTGGCACTGCGGCGCGTCGACCCCCGTGACGACCTGGTGTCGGACCTGATCGCCATCGAGGACGCCGGTGACGTGCTGACCGCCGACGAGCTGGTGTCGACGATCGTGCTGCTCCTGGTCACCGGGCACGAGACCACGATGAACCTCATCGGCAACTGCGTGCTCGCGCTGCTGCGGCACCCCGAGCACCTGGCGGCCGTGCGCGCCGACCCGACGCTGGTGCCGGCGGTCATCGAGGAGACCGTGCGCTACGACCCGCCGGTGCACCTGAGCGCCCGGGTCGCCAAGGAGGCCATGGACATCGGCGGGACCGCGGTGCCCGAGGGTGGCCTGGTGTTCCTGCTTCTGGCGGCGGCGCACCGGGACCCCGCGATGTATCCCGACCCGGACCGGTTCGACCCGACCCGAGCGCAGCCCGGACACCTCGGTTTCGGCGTCGGCATCCACTACTGCGTCGGCGCCGCGCTGGCCAAGACCCAGACCAGGCTGGCGCTGACCAGCCTGCTCCGGCGGCTGGTCGACCCGGTGCTGGCCCAGGACCCGCCGCCCTACCGGGAACACGTGAACCTGCACGGACCGAGCGCCCTTCCCTTGGCCCACAAGGGGATCAGGCCTCGGTGA
- a CDS encoding DegT/DnrJ/EryC1/StrS aminotransferase family protein, with amino-acid sequence MSTGMSRAAAAEVPFPMLGGVLDEPELAVLGEVLRSGDRLSQGQWRDRFERAFADHVGARHALTVTSGTVALEMAVRLLDLQPGDEVIATPQTFQATVHALLGLPVTVRFCDIDANSLNIDVARMAELVTPRTRAVMLVHYGGLPAPMDEIMAITRPRGIVVVEDCAHALGASYRGRRPGALADIGCFSFHSSKTITTLGEGGMITFDRDDWAERVARIRGNDCDGVYRAATARFDEVPKALYPGLAHTHECVTVRDPGTNATMGEPAAAVGLVQLGRLAELSARRRHVAGVLDDHLRDRDDIRIQAVPPDVVHGRHLYTCFVEPGSGIDRNALIRSLEDLGVEMWLRYFPLHLLPEWRSRGHDFGECPTAERLWFGSQLNLPCHPALTDIHLERLVAALDKALAGARA; translated from the coding sequence ATGTCGACAGGAATGAGCCGGGCGGCCGCCGCCGAGGTGCCGTTCCCGATGCTCGGCGGCGTGCTCGACGAGCCCGAGCTGGCGGTGCTCGGCGAGGTGCTGCGGTCGGGCGACCGGCTCTCCCAGGGGCAGTGGCGCGACCGGTTCGAGCGGGCGTTCGCCGACCACGTCGGGGCGCGGCACGCGCTGACGGTGACCAGCGGCACGGTCGCCCTGGAGATGGCGGTCCGGCTGCTGGACCTGCAGCCGGGCGACGAGGTGATCGCCACCCCGCAGACCTTCCAGGCCACCGTGCACGCCCTGCTCGGCCTGCCGGTGACCGTCCGGTTCTGTGACATCGACGCCAACTCGCTGAACATCGACGTGGCCCGGATGGCCGAGCTGGTCACCCCGCGCACCCGGGCCGTCATGCTGGTGCACTACGGCGGGCTGCCCGCGCCCATGGACGAGATCATGGCGATCACCCGGCCCCGGGGCATCGTGGTGGTCGAGGACTGCGCGCACGCGCTGGGCGCGTCCTACCGCGGCCGGCGGCCGGGCGCGCTGGCCGACATCGGCTGCTTCAGCTTCCACTCGTCCAAGACCATCACCACCCTCGGCGAGGGCGGGATGATCACGTTCGACCGGGACGACTGGGCCGAGCGGGTGGCTCGGATCCGCGGCAACGACTGCGACGGCGTGTACCGGGCCGCGACCGCGCGGTTCGACGAGGTGCCCAAGGCGCTCTACCCGGGGCTGGCGCACACCCACGAGTGCGTGACCGTCCGCGACCCGGGCACCAACGCCACGATGGGGGAGCCGGCGGCCGCCGTCGGCCTGGTGCAGCTGGGCCGGCTGGCCGAGCTGAGCGCCCGCCGCCGCCACGTGGCCGGCGTGCTGGACGACCACCTGCGCGACCGCGACGACATCAGGATCCAGGCGGTCCCGCCCGACGTCGTGCACGGCCGGCACCTGTACACGTGTTTTGTCGAGCCCGGCAGCGGAATAGACCGCAACGCGCTGATCCGGTCGCTGGAGGACCTCGGCGTCGAAATGTGGCTGCGTTATTTCCCGCTGCACCTGCTGCCCGAATGGCGCAGCCGGGGACATGATTTCGGCGAATGCCCGACGGCGGAGCGGCTGTGGTTCGGAAGTCAGCTCAACCTGCCGTGCCACCCCGCGCTGACCGACATTCACCTCGAGCGCCTCGTCGCCGCCCTCGACAAAGCGCTGGCCGGCGCCAGGGCGTGA
- a CDS encoding FAD-dependent oxidoreductase, with protein MLDAEFFDLTVVGGGPVGLAAAGAAAARGLSVLVVERFDFHGGHGSSGGAERQWRLQYAETDLSALTLHARTAWRDLAARTRRRVVHETGSLWFGDTTQSSSEGQIEAAVAVLDELEIAYQRVDNDELRTRYGFHDLPADYHGIHQPQGGVLDVAAARWALLDSAAGLGCALHSGETVLDIAPDGNGVTVHTDRGRYRCGHVVVTAGAWTPAVLDRIGVSVDLTLYELTQAHFRLRTDRDYPTWFAFQNATDTDSNLFYGFGRTPWADDDLVQVSPLFEADPIADPAAARRAPREHDLRRVTEWVRDHMPDLEPQPLHAGTCVAALPTDHGRQFYLGSAAGLVPDGERVVVCAGGWGFKFVPVFGEACVQLALDGRTRYGLERSGLTATSVTGATA; from the coding sequence ATGCTGGACGCTGAATTCTTCGACCTGACCGTGGTCGGCGGCGGCCCGGTGGGCCTGGCCGCCGCCGGGGCGGCCGCCGCGCGCGGGCTGTCGGTTCTGGTCGTGGAGCGGTTCGACTTCCACGGCGGGCACGGCAGCTCGGGCGGGGCCGAACGGCAGTGGCGGCTCCAGTACGCCGAGACCGATCTGTCCGCGCTGACGCTGCATGCCCGCACCGCTTGGCGCGACTTGGCGGCGCGCACCCGGCGCCGGGTGGTGCACGAGACCGGCAGCCTGTGGTTCGGCGACACCACGCAGAGCAGCTCGGAGGGTCAGATCGAGGCGGCCGTGGCCGTGCTGGACGAGCTGGAGATCGCCTACCAGCGGGTGGACAACGACGAGCTGCGCACCCGCTACGGGTTCCATGACCTGCCCGCGGACTACCACGGCATCCACCAGCCGCAGGGCGGCGTGCTGGACGTCGCCGCGGCGCGCTGGGCGCTGCTGGACTCGGCCGCCGGCCTCGGATGTGCCTTGCACAGCGGCGAAACGGTGCTCGACATCGCGCCGGACGGCAACGGCGTCACCGTCCACACCGACCGCGGCCGCTATCGCTGCGGGCACGTGGTGGTCACCGCGGGCGCGTGGACTCCCGCGGTGCTCGACCGGATCGGCGTGTCGGTCGACCTCACGCTGTACGAGCTGACCCAGGCGCACTTCCGGCTGCGCACGGACCGGGACTACCCGACCTGGTTCGCCTTCCAGAACGCCACCGACACCGACAGCAACCTGTTCTACGGCTTCGGCCGCACCCCGTGGGCCGACGACGACCTGGTCCAGGTGTCGCCGCTGTTCGAGGCCGACCCGATCGCCGACCCGGCCGCCGCGCGCCGCGCTCCCCGTGAGCACGATCTGCGCCGCGTGACCGAATGGGTCCGCGACCACATGCCTGATCTGGAGCCACAACCGCTGCACGCGGGCACGTGCGTCGCCGCGCTGCCCACCGACCACGGCCGGCAGTTCTACCTCGGCTCCGCCGCCGGCCTGGTGCCCGACGGCGAGCGCGTGGTGGTCTGCGCCGGCGGCTGGGGCTTCAAGTTCGTGCCCGTGTTCGGCGAGGCGTGCGTGCAGCTGGCGCTGGACGGCCGCACCCGGTACGGGTTGGAGCGCAGCGGGCTCACCGCGACGTCGGTGACCGGCGCGACCGCATAG